A window of the Lolium perenne isolate Kyuss_39 chromosome 7, Kyuss_2.0, whole genome shotgun sequence genome harbors these coding sequences:
- the LOC127316344 gene encoding F-box/FBD/LRR-repeat protein At5g53840, with protein sequence METAELGSPIPKKMKPAAFEAPGGTAVAGQAPPPEDEDRISHLPDAVLGDIISLLPTKEGARTQILATRWRRLWRSSSAPLNLDCNALRRPAGSSDIFESAVSSILSAHPGPGRRLCLDETRRPYPRSDEALMDSWLSSPALDNLQHLELRHDYTSSYPSYNQPPPPPLRAAAFRFARTLRVATFGSCALPSQPPHFPNLKLLTLEKASISSDCSLHNMISQCPTLECLLLHDVYGIPCARISSQSLKSIGVRFGWFRASSDHELEELVIENVPSLEKLLNLNCIHVTVVSAPKLEILGRVSDSNKNKTRLVFGSTVIQGFHVDSMAARICTVKTLAVNMGNQLSVKKAIAMLRCFPCLEKLYIKFCWEKEIMYRCTTMSILRDMMEPRLDIPLKLKKIVCDLYQGFSSQIEFARFFVLNATELESIIFEVEDKYYNKEFFAYQRAALQCEKRVSRGACYQFTTRQCLRGVDEFNHASDLDLTDPFLKRGSRGSSCRFV encoded by the exons atggagacgGCCGAGCTGGGCAGTCCCATTCCGAAGAAGATGAAACCAGCGGCATTCGAGGCGCCGGGGGGGACGGCAGTGGCGGGCCAAGCGCCGCCGCCCGAAGACGAGGACCGCATCAGCCACCTCCCCGACGCCGTCCTCGGCGACATCATCTCGCTGCTCCCCACCAAGGAAGGCGCCCGCACCCAGATCCTCGCCACCCGGTGGCGCCGCCTCTGGCGAAGCTCATCAGCGCCGCTCAATCTCGACTGCAACGCCCTCAGGAGGCCGGCTGGGAGCTCCGATATTTTCGAGAGCGCCGTGTCGAGCATCCTGTCCGCCCACCCGGGCCCTGGCCGCCGCTTGTGCCTCGACGAGACCCGCCGGCCCTATCCCCGCTCAGACGAGGCCCTGATGGACTCCTGGCTCTCGTCCCCCGCCCTCGACAATCTGCAGCACCTTGAGCTACGCCATGATTACACATCGTCTTACCCCTCCTACAACcagccgccgcccccgccgcTGCGCGCCGCTGCCTTCCGCTTCGCGCGCACCCTCCGAGTCGCCACCTTCGGAAGCTGCGCCCTCCCCTCCCAACCACCTCACTTCCCAAATCTTAAGCTGCTCACGCTTGAAAAGGCCAGCATCTCCTCCGATTGCTCCCTGCACAACATGATCTCCCAGTGCCCCACTCTCGAGTGCCTGCTGCTTCACGACGTCTATGGCATCCCCTGTGCCCGGATCAGCTCCCAAAGCCTCAAAAGCATCGGCGTGCGTTTTGGATGGTTCAGGGCAAGTAGTGATCACGAGCTCGAGGAACTCGTAATCGAGAACGTCCCTTCTCTGGAAAAGCTGCTCAACCTCAACTGCATACATGTAACCGTGGTCTCCGCGCCTAAACTAGAGATCCTGGGTCGTGTTTCCGATTCTAACAAAAACAAAACCAGATTGGTGTTTGGCTCCACCGTTATTCAG GGATTCCATGTTGATAGCATGGCTGCCAGGATTTGCACTGTCAAGACTTTAGCTGTCAATATGGGGAATCAACTTAGTGTCAAGAAGGCTATTGCGATGCTTAGATGCTTTCCATGTTTGGAGAAACTGTACATTAAG TTTTGCTGGGAGAAGGAAATTATGTACAGATGTACTACTATGAGCATCTTGCGAGATATGATGGAACCAAGACTTGACATCCCTTTAAAGCTCAAGAAAATAGTGTGTGACCTTTATCAAGGCTTTTCCTCACAAATTGAGTTTGCCAGATTCTTTGTACTGAATGCTACGGAGCTAGAATCAATTATATTTGAAGTTGAAGACAAATATTACAATAAGGAGTTCTTTGCATACCAACGTGCGGCGCTTCAGTGTGAGAAGAGGGTTTCAAGAGGAGCATGTTATCAATTTACAACTAGACAATGTCTGCGGGGGGTTGACGAGTTCAACCATGCCTCTGACTTGGATTTAACTGATCCATTTCTTAAGAGGGGTTCCAGGGGGTCTTCCTGTCGGTTTGTGTAG
- the LOC127316343 gene encoding uncharacterized protein gives MASPALATIPDELLEEIFLRLPTPADVACTSAACTSFRRVIKGHAFRRRLRSLHLPPLLGFLDAAGFHPAEAPHPSAPLAGALAPCAADYSFVPPVVSSSSYESFELDTDAVPRWRPRDGRVLLDWISRHPRVVHMWSYPEDGSPEDEGGSDISILMNCTEVVDYHAGARPTWTKRERCNAADFHLAVCDPLFRRYVLLPTIPEDLAAHPQERLFEFEPMLAPTTASGGEDESFKVICIARYETKLAIFVFTSTTRQWRLGICRNLSPLGNLSCFDCVRGCFYWTERRGWSDDLLVLDTHTMTFSGVDLLTGYHVQLRDLPDEDIAPRRPSAVVVGREGVLEMFSLVCQHGSFSLHHTSLKDNSHEWKLEKIIPLPDLYRDYSICSVGGAEGFLFFRGAPEGIINNVGINNENVDCYSLNVKTYEITKVCSKMEIFFNRKRALPYFSFPPLLLEPTI, from the coding sequence ATGGCCTCGCCGGCGCTGGCAACCATCCCCGACGAGCTCCTGGAGGAGATCTTTCTCCGCCTTCCGACCCCGGCCGATGTCGCCTGCACCTCCGCCGCTTGCACCTCCTTCCGCCGCGTCATCAAAGGCCACGCctttcgccgccgcctccgctcgCTGCACCTGCCTCCCCTTCTTGGCTTCCTGGACGCGGCCGGCTTCCACCCCGCCGAGGCGCCGCACCCCTCCGCCCCGCTCGCGGGCGCCCTCGCCCCCTGCGCCGCCGACTACTCCTTCGTCCCGCCCGTCGTTTCTTCTTCTTCCTACGAATCCTTCGAGCTCGACACGGACGCAGTCCCCCGCTGGCGCCCCCGCGATGGCCGCGTCCTCCTGGATTGGATCTCGCGCCACCCTCGCGTCGTCCACATGTGGAGCTACCCCGAGGACGGCTCCCCGGAAGACGAAGGCGGCTCCGATATAAGCATCCTCATGAACTGCACCGAGGTGGTCGATTACCACGCCGGCGCCCGCCCCACGTGGACCAAACGGGAGCGCTGCAACGCCGCCGACTTCCACCTCGCCGTCTGCGACCCCTTGTTCCGCCGATACGTGTTGCTCCCCACCATACCCGAGGATCTCGCGGCCCATCCGCAAGAGCGGCTCTTCGAGTTCGAGCCCATGCTCGCTCCCACCACCGCCTCCGGCGGCGAGGATGAGTCCTTCAAGGTGATATGCATAGCGAGATACGAAACCAAGCTCGCCATCTTCGTCTTCACTTCCACAACTAGGCAATGGCGCTTGGGCATATGTCGCAACCTGAGTCCTCTTGGCAACTTGTCCTGCTTCGACTGTGTGCGTGGCTGCTTCTACTGGACAGAACGTCGTGGCTGGAGCGACGATCTGCTTGTTCTCGACACGCACACTATGACGTTTTCCGGTGTTGATCTCCTGACTGGCTACCATGTGCAGCTCAGAGATCTGCCTGACGAAGACATTGCCCCTCGGCGTCCGAGCGCTGTTGTTGTGGGCAGAGAAGGAGTCCTTGAGATGTTTTCTCTTGTTTGTCAACATGGGTCCTTTTCTCTCCACCATACATCTCTGAAAGATAATTCACATGAATGGAAGCTGGAGAAGATCATACCGCTGCCTGACCTGTATCGGGACTATTCAATCTGCTCAgttggtggagccgagggattcttgTTTTTTCGAGGCGCTCCCGAAGGCATTATTAATAATGTGGGCATTAATAATGAGAATGTGGATTGTTACTCACTGAATGTCAAGACTTATGAAATTACCAAGGTCTGTAGCAAGATGGAGATCTTCTTCAATCGCAAACGTGCCCTCCCCTACTTCAGCTTCCCACCATTGTTATTGGAACCAACCATTTGA
- the LOC127316342 gene encoding desmethyl-deoxy-podophyllotoxin synthase isoform X1, whose translation MEDTSEYCYLGWALVSLALLLATFRWWRLTANNGLRLPPGPWQLPFIGSLHHLAGQLPHRALRELAQRHGPVMLLRLGEVPTLVLSSPEAAREVMKIQDLAFATRPLTPTMSVLTCGGRDIIFAPYGEYWRQLRKIVVTELLVARRVASFRAIREEEVAAMLREVGSAAAAGCQVDMRARLSTVVSDTTFRAVMGDRCKQRELFLRELDNLVGLATGFNPVDLWPSSWLVRRFSGTLRRAEENHALVYGIIRGVIQDHLDRNKQGEEDEDMLDVLLKIHKDGEIDMVAVEAVIFIHFNLDEFTISFYGIEDLFAAGSETSATTLEWAMASLVKNPRVMKKVTAEVRRAFKASGMVVEDRLGEVPYLHLVIRETLRMHGPAPLLLPRECREPCKVMGFDVPKGTQVIVNAWALGHDGRCWPDGTEEFRPERFQAGADAAAVDFRGTDFELLPFGAGRRMCPGMAFGLASVELPLASLLLHFDWEAPDLAGFDMTEAFGVTARRKADLLLRPSLRVHVPSP comes from the exons ATGGAGGACACCTCTGAGTACTGCTACCTCGGCTGGGCTCTCGTGTCGCTGGCGCTGCTGCTTGCAACGTTCAGGTGGTGGCGCTTGACGGCCAACAATGGGTTGCGGCTGCCGCCAGGTCCATGGCAGCTGCCGTTCATTGGCAGCCTGCACCACCTGGCCGGGCAGCTTCCTCACCGTGCCCTGCGCGAGCTGGCGCAGCGCCACGGGCCGGTGATGCTCCTCCGTCTGGGCGAGGTGCCCACGCTGGTGCTGTCGTCCCCGGAGGCAGCCCGCGAGGTGATGAAGATCCAGGACCTGGCGTTCGCGACGCGGCCGCTGACGCCCACCATGAGCGTACTGACCTGCGGCGGGCGAGACATCATCTTCGCGCCGTACGGTGAGTACTGGCGCCAACTTCGGAAGATCGTCGTCACGGAGCTCCTCGTGGCGCGCCGCGTCGCCTCCTTCCGCGCCATCCGCGAGGAGGAGGTGGCGGCCATGCTGCGTGAGGTCGGGTCCGCCGCCGCGGCCGGCTGCCAGGTGGATATGCGCGCCCGGCTGTCCACGGTGGTCTCCGACACCACGTTCCGCGCCGTCATGGGCGACCGGTGCAAGCAGCGTGAGCTGTTCCTGCGAGAGCTCGACAACCTCGTTGGGCTCGCGACGGGGTTTAACCCCGTGGACCTGTGGCCGTCGTCATGGCTCGTGAGACGCTTCAGCGGCACCCTGCGCCGCGCCGAGGAGAACCACGCCCTGGTGTACGGTATCATCAGGGGCGTTATCCAGGACCATCTCGACAGGAATAAGCAGGGCGAAGAAGACGAGGACATGCTTGACGTGCTCCTCAAAATACACAAGGATGGTGAGATCGACATGGTCGCAGTCGAAGCCGTCATCTTT ATACATTTCAATTTAGACGAATTTACGATATCTTTTTATGGGATAGAG GATCTCTTCGCCGCCGGCAGCGAGACATCGGCAACAACGTTGGAATGGGCCATGGCGTCGCTGGTCAAGAACCCAAGGGTGATGAAGAAGGTGACGGCCGAGGTGCGCCGAGCCTTCAAGGCCAGCGGCATGGTGGTCGAGGATAGGCTCGGAGAGGTGCCGTACCTGCACCTTGTCATACGGGAGACCCTACGTATGCACGGCCcggcgccgctgctgctcccacgCGAGTGCCGGGAGCCGTGCAAGGTGATGGGCTTCGACGTGCCGAAGGGCACGCAGGTGATCGTCAACGCCTGGGCGCTGGGCCATGACGGGCGGTGCTGGCCCGACGGAACCGAGGAGTTCCGGCCGGAGCGATTCCAGGCCGGCGCCGACGCGGCGGCGGTGGATTTCAGGGGCACCGATTTCGAGCTCCTGCCGTTCGGCGCCGGCCGGAGGATGTGCCCTGGGATGGCGTTCGGCCTTGCCAGCGTGGAGCTCCCGCTGGCCAGCCTGCTGCTCCACTTCGACTGGGAAGCGCCGGACCTGGCTGGGTTCGACATGACTGAGGCGTTTGGCGTCACCGCACGGCGGAAGGCTGACCTCCTCCTACGCCCTTCCCTCCGCGTGCATGTGCCAAGCCCCTGA
- the LOC127316342 gene encoding desmethyl-deoxy-podophyllotoxin synthase isoform X2, giving the protein MEDTSEYCYLGWALVSLALLLATFRWWRLTANNGLRLPPGPWQLPFIGSLHHLAGQLPHRALRELAQRHGPVMLLRLGEVPTLVLSSPEAAREVMKIQDLAFATRPLTPTMSVLTCGGRDIIFAPYGEYWRQLRKIVVTELLVARRVASFRAIREEEVAAMLREVGSAAAAGCQVDMRARLSTVVSDTTFRAVMGDRCKQRELFLRELDNLVGLATGFNPVDLWPSSWLVRRFSGTLRRAEENHALVYGIIRGVIQDHLDRNKQGEEDEDMLDVLLKIHKDGEIDMVAVEAVIFDLFAAGSETSATTLEWAMASLVKNPRVMKKVTAEVRRAFKASGMVVEDRLGEVPYLHLVIRETLRMHGPAPLLLPRECREPCKVMGFDVPKGTQVIVNAWALGHDGRCWPDGTEEFRPERFQAGADAAAVDFRGTDFELLPFGAGRRMCPGMAFGLASVELPLASLLLHFDWEAPDLAGFDMTEAFGVTARRKADLLLRPSLRVHVPSP; this is encoded by the exons ATGGAGGACACCTCTGAGTACTGCTACCTCGGCTGGGCTCTCGTGTCGCTGGCGCTGCTGCTTGCAACGTTCAGGTGGTGGCGCTTGACGGCCAACAATGGGTTGCGGCTGCCGCCAGGTCCATGGCAGCTGCCGTTCATTGGCAGCCTGCACCACCTGGCCGGGCAGCTTCCTCACCGTGCCCTGCGCGAGCTGGCGCAGCGCCACGGGCCGGTGATGCTCCTCCGTCTGGGCGAGGTGCCCACGCTGGTGCTGTCGTCCCCGGAGGCAGCCCGCGAGGTGATGAAGATCCAGGACCTGGCGTTCGCGACGCGGCCGCTGACGCCCACCATGAGCGTACTGACCTGCGGCGGGCGAGACATCATCTTCGCGCCGTACGGTGAGTACTGGCGCCAACTTCGGAAGATCGTCGTCACGGAGCTCCTCGTGGCGCGCCGCGTCGCCTCCTTCCGCGCCATCCGCGAGGAGGAGGTGGCGGCCATGCTGCGTGAGGTCGGGTCCGCCGCCGCGGCCGGCTGCCAGGTGGATATGCGCGCCCGGCTGTCCACGGTGGTCTCCGACACCACGTTCCGCGCCGTCATGGGCGACCGGTGCAAGCAGCGTGAGCTGTTCCTGCGAGAGCTCGACAACCTCGTTGGGCTCGCGACGGGGTTTAACCCCGTGGACCTGTGGCCGTCGTCATGGCTCGTGAGACGCTTCAGCGGCACCCTGCGCCGCGCCGAGGAGAACCACGCCCTGGTGTACGGTATCATCAGGGGCGTTATCCAGGACCATCTCGACAGGAATAAGCAGGGCGAAGAAGACGAGGACATGCTTGACGTGCTCCTCAAAATACACAAGGATGGTGAGATCGACATGGTCGCAGTCGAAGCCGTCATCTTT GATCTCTTCGCCGCCGGCAGCGAGACATCGGCAACAACGTTGGAATGGGCCATGGCGTCGCTGGTCAAGAACCCAAGGGTGATGAAGAAGGTGACGGCCGAGGTGCGCCGAGCCTTCAAGGCCAGCGGCATGGTGGTCGAGGATAGGCTCGGAGAGGTGCCGTACCTGCACCTTGTCATACGGGAGACCCTACGTATGCACGGCCcggcgccgctgctgctcccacgCGAGTGCCGGGAGCCGTGCAAGGTGATGGGCTTCGACGTGCCGAAGGGCACGCAGGTGATCGTCAACGCCTGGGCGCTGGGCCATGACGGGCGGTGCTGGCCCGACGGAACCGAGGAGTTCCGGCCGGAGCGATTCCAGGCCGGCGCCGACGCGGCGGCGGTGGATTTCAGGGGCACCGATTTCGAGCTCCTGCCGTTCGGCGCCGGCCGGAGGATGTGCCCTGGGATGGCGTTCGGCCTTGCCAGCGTGGAGCTCCCGCTGGCCAGCCTGCTGCTCCACTTCGACTGGGAAGCGCCGGACCTGGCTGGGTTCGACATGACTGAGGCGTTTGGCGTCACCGCACGGCGGAAGGCTGACCTCCTCCTACGCCCTTCCCTCCGCGTGCATGTGCCAAGCCCCTGA